Proteins from a genomic interval of Zingiber officinale cultivar Zhangliang chromosome 2A, Zo_v1.1, whole genome shotgun sequence:
- the LOC122043297 gene encoding GDP-mannose transporter GONST3-like — protein MSGDDVILENSSTSSSVSFWKGTLLCFAHQASVYGVAAGYCISASLLSIINKWAVMKFPYPGALTALQYFTSAFGVMLCGWLKLMEHDRLDLVTMWKFLPAAIIFYLSLFTNSELLLHANVDTFIVFRSVVPMFVAVGESAFLKQPWPSSKTWFSLATIFAGSVVYVLTDYQFTVTAYAWAMAYLVSMSIDFVYIKHVVMTIGLNTWGLVLYNNLEALMLFPLELLIMGELKKITHDISDEYKWHSFSVILPVALSCLFGLAISFFGFSCRRAISATGFTVLGIVNKLLTVVINLVIWDKHSTLIGTIGLLICMFGGVLYQRSTTRPQKPEAETETENKDEEQQELLEMKATEETDKVEHATTASSKLSIFVTQRIGITNDLLHAPGGTKRDFPPENLQETQVEY, from the coding sequence ATGTCTGGCGATGATGTGATTCTGGAAAACTCTTCAACATCTTCAAGTGTTTCATTCTGGAAGGGCACTCTACTATGTTTTGCACATCAAGCATCAGTATACGGCGTAGCTGCTGGCTATTGTATATCTGCATCTCTGTTGTCCATAATCAATAAATGGGCAGTCATGAAATTTCCATATCCAGGTGCTTTGACAGCTTTACAATACTTTACTAGTGCATTTGGTGTTATGCTCTGCGGTTGGTTAAAGCTCATGGAACATGATCGTTTGGACCTCGTTACCATGTGGAAGTTCTTACCTGCTGCAATCATCTTCTACCTGTCACTTTTTACCAATAGCGAGCTGCTCCTCCATGCCAATGTGGATACATTTATTGTGTTTCGGTCGGTGGTTCCCATGTTCGTAGCTGTTGGAGAGTCTGCATTTCTTAAGCAGCCTTGGCCTTCTTCCAAGACATGGTTTTCTCTTGCAACCATCTTTGCAGGCAGTGTTGTCTACGTGCTCACCGACTATCAGTTCACAGTGACTGCTTATGCTTGGGCCATGGCTTATCTCGTGAGCATGTCCATAGATTTTGTGTACATAAAGCATGTCGTTATGACCATAGGGCTCAACACATGGGGTCTGGTGCTGTACAACAACTTGGAGGCATTGATGCTTTTCCCCTTGGAGTTGCTTATAATGGGGGAGCTAAAAAAGATTACGCATGATATATCAGATGAATACAAGTGGCACTCTTTCAGTGTGATTTTGCCGGTGGCATTGTCGTGTTTGTTTGGCTTGGCGATATCCTTCTTTGGGTTTTCCTGCAGAAGAGCAATCTCAGCGACGGGTTTCACGGTGCTCGGTATCGTGAACAAGCTTCTCACCGTCGTGATAAATTTGGTCATATGGGATAAGCATTCAACCTTGATCGGTACAATCGGCCTACTAATCTGCATGTTTGGAGGCGTTCTATACCAACGCTCAACCACCAGGCCCCAGAAACCAGAAGCTGAGACCGAGACTGAAAACAAAGATGAGGAGCAGCAGGAATTGTTGGAGATGAAGGCAACTGAAGAGACTGACAAAGTTGAACATGCAACAACAGCAAGCTCAAAATTGTCTATTTTTGTTACGCAGAGGATAGGAATCACGAACGATCTGTTGCACGCGCCGGGAGGGACAAAGAGAGATTTTCCTCCAGAAAATTTGCAGGAAACTCAGGTCGAATATTAG